From the Caballeronia sp. NK8 genome, one window contains:
- a CDS encoding translocation/assembly module TamB domain-containing protein: MTDPTRQRDAEAPPPDEAGGANETPPRKSGWRRLARWLGAFVLVVVLIVGLAVGGVFYVLTTERGTRYAWDAATSLLKGQLTGKLDGGAIATGLQLRDVHWKDGKGTDIAVDSVSGRWALTREPLRFTIDYLHVGTVDARIAPSNEPSKKTELPKDLRLPIQLTINDLSVEKLRLHQGTTTTEFSRLLFNGRSDGQHHQATVQRLDTPFGAVTASLKLDGGARPFPLSGDAGYAGKVNGEAVNVSARLSGSLEDLVADVDASGMKLKGEAHVEALPFADVPLKSALVTFDHVNPQAFSPSAPEADLAVRAEVKPVEGADPKGFVVSGPVSIVNAKPGSIDKKLLPLIDARANVRLDASEQSITDLNVRLLKNATVTGGGTLAGAKGKFDLKVAKLDLNAIEPTLRPTDFAGPIGIVLDGDTQRIAADLNDPKAAIRAQAKVKLDPKQTTLDDVKLTVGKGRVELNGALKKDANSSYELKAKIVDFNPLLLQQQLIAQKPAPVKKGAAKKPAATPRVVEARVNGTLAASGQLAPTLTTKATFKLTDSMYDNLPLTGEGTVQVAGTRLLPSKAALSVAGNEVDLNGSFGAPGDRLRFKVDAPALERLGFGIAGTVKADGDLTGSIAHPNIAANYQADGVVFGANRLGHAEGRADIRDGANGALVFTLKARDASTEGVEVANLDANLNGTRAHHTLDLTATGKVRGQPVNVALGANGKFTDAPDGPHWDGAITRLSNKGVPSLNLESPLTVSYGPQRLVLCATRLAAEGAVLNLKSFAMENGRLQSAGTLTNLSVPHLLEVRQELTGAEPPIRTDLVFDGDWNFTLGASATGYAQIKRRAGDVTIDGTRGLAALGITDIVARADFSGGNRLNASLHAQASRIGVIDANVHTPLVNRDGMLTLDDNAPLTGGIDANIPELRTTGGLLGANYLLGGKIALKLVIAGIVAKPNLSGSLTGDNISATVVDQGVQLKDGVIRIALSENLVDLQRVEFHGASGTLRATGKVRLDQQQPDLTASIIADKLELFASPDRELMLSGSATIANAGLQGGMAIDGKFTVDHALFDLPESSAPSLGDDVVIERPDGTIKGENQKITAATEKPVGPFTPRANIDINLGQRFRFKGAGADLGLAGTITAMSAPNMPLRAVGNVRVTTPGSSYTAFGRKLNIENGFFTFNGPVANPGLNILAMRRNQEVEAGVQVTGTVQAPVARLISEPSVPDNEKLSWLLFGHGTDQGNNVGQQSAMTSALALLGSRGGAKIAQTVGLDEFSVGSSEVGLTDPQVVLLSKAINERLVIGYEQGLQSASNAVKATLNLSRAWALTVYGGTYQGVDLSYTRRFNSWARLWSSSSSSSALRASAADSASAASDASAGTDSSD, encoded by the coding sequence ATGACGGACCCGACCAGGCAAAGAGACGCTGAAGCACCACCGCCCGACGAAGCCGGCGGCGCGAACGAGACGCCGCCGCGCAAGAGCGGCTGGCGGCGTCTCGCGCGCTGGCTCGGCGCGTTCGTGCTGGTCGTCGTGCTGATCGTCGGGCTGGCCGTCGGCGGCGTGTTCTACGTGCTGACGACCGAGCGCGGCACGCGCTACGCGTGGGATGCGGCCACGTCGCTGCTCAAAGGGCAACTGACCGGCAAGCTCGACGGCGGCGCGATCGCGACCGGCCTGCAACTGCGCGACGTGCACTGGAAGGACGGCAAGGGCACGGACATCGCGGTCGACAGCGTGTCGGGCCGCTGGGCGCTCACGCGCGAACCGTTGCGCTTCACGATCGACTATCTGCATGTCGGGACCGTCGATGCGCGCATCGCGCCGTCGAACGAGCCGAGCAAGAAGACCGAATTGCCGAAGGATCTGCGCCTGCCGATTCAACTCACGATCAACGATCTCTCCGTCGAAAAGCTGCGCCTGCATCAGGGCACGACGACCACCGAATTCTCGCGCCTGCTCTTCAATGGCCGCAGCGACGGCCAGCATCACCAGGCGACGGTCCAGCGCCTCGATACGCCGTTCGGCGCGGTGACGGCGTCGCTGAAGCTCGACGGCGGCGCGCGGCCGTTCCCGCTGTCCGGCGACGCGGGCTATGCCGGCAAGGTCAACGGCGAAGCGGTGAATGTGAGCGCACGGTTGTCCGGTTCGCTGGAAGACCTCGTCGCGGACGTCGATGCGAGCGGCATGAAGCTCAAGGGCGAGGCGCACGTCGAGGCGCTGCCGTTCGCCGACGTGCCGCTCAAATCCGCGCTCGTCACCTTCGATCACGTGAATCCGCAGGCATTCAGCCCGAGCGCGCCCGAGGCCGATCTCGCCGTGCGCGCCGAGGTCAAGCCCGTCGAGGGCGCGGACCCGAAGGGGTTCGTGGTGAGCGGGCCGGTATCGATCGTCAACGCGAAGCCCGGTTCAATCGACAAGAAGCTGCTGCCGCTCATCGACGCACGCGCGAACGTGCGGCTCGACGCCTCCGAGCAAAGCATCACCGACCTCAACGTGCGCCTTCTGAAGAACGCGACGGTGACGGGCGGCGGCACGCTCGCGGGCGCAAAGGGCAAGTTCGACCTGAAAGTGGCGAAGCTCGACCTGAACGCGATCGAGCCGACGCTGCGCCCGACGGATTTCGCCGGGCCGATCGGCATCGTGCTGGATGGCGACACGCAGCGCATCGCCGCCGATCTGAACGATCCGAAAGCGGCGATCCGCGCGCAGGCCAAGGTCAAACTCGATCCGAAGCAGACCACGCTCGACGACGTGAAGCTGACGGTCGGCAAAGGTCGTGTCGAACTGAACGGCGCGCTGAAGAAGGACGCCAACTCCAGCTACGAGCTGAAAGCGAAGATCGTCGACTTCAATCCGCTGCTGCTGCAACAGCAGTTGATCGCGCAGAAGCCCGCGCCGGTGAAGAAGGGCGCGGCGAAGAAGCCTGCCGCGACGCCGCGTGTCGTCGAAGCGCGCGTGAACGGCACGCTGGCCGCATCGGGCCAGCTCGCGCCGACGCTCACGACCAAAGCGACCTTCAAGCTCACCGACAGCATGTACGACAACCTGCCGCTGACGGGCGAGGGCACCGTGCAGGTCGCCGGCACGCGTCTTTTGCCGAGCAAGGCGGCGTTGTCGGTGGCGGGCAATGAGGTCGATCTGAACGGCAGCTTCGGCGCACCCGGCGATCGCCTGCGCTTCAAGGTCGACGCGCCCGCGCTCGAACGGCTCGGCTTCGGCATCGCGGGCACCGTCAAGGCGGACGGCGATCTGACCGGCTCGATCGCGCACCCGAACATCGCGGCGAACTATCAGGCCGATGGCGTCGTGTTCGGCGCCAACCGTCTGGGCCACGCGGAAGGCCGCGCGGATATCCGCGACGGCGCGAACGGCGCGCTCGTCTTCACGCTGAAGGCGCGCGATGCGAGCACGGAAGGCGTCGAAGTCGCGAACCTCGATGCGAATCTGAACGGCACGCGCGCGCATCACACGCTCGACCTCACCGCGACCGGCAAGGTGCGCGGCCAGCCGGTGAATGTCGCGCTCGGCGCGAACGGCAAGTTCACCGATGCGCCCGACGGCCCGCACTGGGACGGCGCGATCACCAGGCTCTCGAACAAGGGCGTGCCGTCGCTGAACCTCGAATCGCCTCTGACGGTGAGTTACGGACCGCAGCGTCTCGTGCTCTGCGCGACGCGGCTCGCCGCGGAAGGCGCGGTGCTGAACCTGAAATCGTTCGCGATGGAAAACGGCCGCCTGCAATCGGCGGGCACGCTCACGAACCTGTCTGTGCCGCATCTGCTGGAGGTGCGTCAGGAACTGACGGGCGCGGAGCCGCCGATCCGCACGGACCTCGTCTTCGACGGCGACTGGAACTTCACGCTCGGCGCGAGCGCGACGGGCTACGCGCAGATCAAGCGCCGCGCCGGCGACGTGACGATCGACGGCACGCGCGGGCTGGCCGCGCTCGGCATCACGGATATCGTGGCGCGCGCGGATTTCAGCGGCGGCAATCGCCTGAACGCGTCGCTGCATGCGCAGGCGAGCCGCATCGGCGTGATCGATGCAAACGTGCACACGCCGCTCGTCAATCGCGACGGCATGCTCACGCTCGACGACAACGCGCCGCTCACCGGCGGCATCGACGCGAACATTCCCGAACTGCGCACGACGGGCGGACTGCTCGGCGCGAACTATCTGCTCGGCGGCAAGATCGCGCTCAAGCTCGTGATCGCGGGCATCGTCGCGAAGCCGAATCTGTCGGGGTCGCTGACGGGCGACAACATCTCCGCGACGGTCGTCGATCAGGGCGTGCAACTGAAGGACGGCGTGATTCGCATCGCGCTGTCCGAGAATCTCGTCGATCTTCAGCGCGTGGAATTCCACGGCGCGAGCGGCACGCTGCGCGCGACCGGCAAGGTGCGGCTCGACCAGCAGCAGCCCGATCTGACCGCGAGCATCATCGCGGACAAGCTGGAGCTGTTCGCCTCGCCGGACCGCGAGCTGATGCTGTCGGGCAGCGCGACCATCGCCAACGCGGGACTGCAGGGCGGCATGGCGATCGATGGCAAGTTCACTGTCGATCACGCGCTCTTCGATCTGCCGGAATCGTCGGCGCCTTCTCTCGGCGACGATGTCGTGATCGAGCGTCCCGACGGCACGATCAAGGGCGAGAACCAGAAGATCACGGCGGCGACCGAGAAGCCGGTCGGGCCGTTCACGCCGCGCGCGAACATCGACATCAACCTCGGTCAGCGCTTCCGCTTCAAGGGCGCGGGCGCGGATCTCGGCCTCGCCGGCACGATCACGGCGATGAGCGCGCCGAACATGCCGTTGCGCGCGGTCGGCAACGTGCGCGTGACGACGCCGGGTTCGTCGTACACCGCGTTCGGGCGCAAGCTGAACATCGAGAATGGGTTCTTCACGTTCAATGGGCCGGTGGCGAATCCGGGCCTCAATATTCTGGCGATGCGGCGCAATCAGGAAGTCGAGGCGGGCGTGCAGGTGACGGGCACGGTGCAGGCGCCGGTCGCGAGGCTGATCTCCGAGCCGAGCGTGCCCGATAACGAAAAGCTCTCGTGGCTGCTGTTCGGCCACGGCACGGATCAGGGCAACAACGTCGGCCAGCAGAGCGCGATGACGAGCGCGCTCGCGCTGCTCGGCAGCCGGGGCGGGGCGAAGATCGCGCAGACGGTCGGGCTGGACGAGTTCAGCGTCGGTTCGAGCGAAGTGGGCCTGACAGACCCGCAGGTCGTGCTGCTTTCGAAGGCGATTAATGAACGGCTCGTGATCGGCTATGAGCAGGGGCTGCAATCGGCGAGCAACGCGGTCAAGGCGACGCTGAATCTGTCGCGGGCCTGGGCACTGACGGTGTACGGCGGGACGTATCAGGGCGTCGATCTGTCGTATACGCGAAGGTTCAATTCGTGGGCGCGGTTGTGGTCGTCGTCTTCGTCGTCATCGGCCTTGCGGGCGTCGGCGGCGGATTCGGCGTCGGCGGCGTCGGATGCATCCGCGGGTACCGACTCGTCGGATTGA
- the metG gene encoding methionine--tRNA ligase: protein MSAPISATATAAPAASTSESGRRQILVTSALPYANGQIHIGHMVEYIQTDIWVRALRMHGHEVYYVGADDTHGTPIMLRAEKEGITPKQLIERVWKEHKRDFDSFGISFDNYYSTDAEENRALCNTIYGALQQAGLIEARDIEQAYDPVKEMFLPDRFIKGQCPKCGAKDQYGDNCEVCGSTYQPTELINPYSVVSGATPIRKTSTHYFFKLSDPRCEEFLRGWVSGLAQPEATNKMREWLGDKGEAKLADWDISRDSPYFGFEIPGAPGKYFYVWVDAPVGYYASFKNLADRVGVDFDAFVKPGSKTEQYHFIGKDILYFHTLFWPAMLEFSGHRTPTNVFAHGFLTVDGAKMSKSRGTFITAQSVIDTGLNPEWLRYYFAAKLNSTMEDIDLSLDDFQARVNSDLVGKYVNIASRAAGFLIKRFDGRVQDSAMNHPLIGQLRAAIPQIAGFYESREYGRALRTTMELADAVNAYVDTAKPWEQAKDPANGVALHETCSVSLEAFRLLSLALKPVMPKLIEAVESFLGIAPLVWADAAKPLSSANAINAYKHLTTRVDPKQIEALLAANRESLAPAAETAAAAPAKTVAKKQEDAGVISIDDFAKVDLRIAKIVDCKAVEGSDKLLQLTLDVGEEKTRNVFSGIKSAYQPQDLIGKLTVMVVNLAPRKMKFGLSEGMVLAASAADEKAEPGLYILEPHSGAKPGMRVK from the coding sequence ATGTCAGCACCGATTTCAGCCACTGCCACCGCCGCGCCTGCCGCCTCCACCAGCGAAAGCGGCCGCCGCCAGATCCTCGTCACGTCCGCGTTGCCGTATGCGAACGGTCAGATTCATATCGGCCATATGGTCGAATACATTCAGACGGATATCTGGGTTCGGGCGCTGCGAATGCATGGCCACGAGGTCTACTACGTCGGCGCGGACGACACCCACGGCACGCCGATCATGCTGCGCGCCGAAAAGGAAGGCATCACGCCGAAACAGCTGATCGAGCGCGTGTGGAAAGAGCACAAGCGCGACTTCGACAGCTTCGGCATCTCGTTCGACAACTACTACTCGACCGATGCCGAGGAAAACCGCGCCCTGTGCAACACGATCTACGGCGCACTTCAGCAGGCGGGCCTGATCGAGGCACGCGACATCGAGCAGGCCTACGATCCGGTCAAGGAAATGTTCCTGCCGGACCGCTTCATCAAGGGCCAGTGCCCGAAGTGCGGCGCGAAGGATCAATACGGCGACAACTGCGAAGTCTGCGGCTCGACCTATCAGCCGACCGAGCTCATCAATCCGTATTCGGTCGTGTCAGGCGCGACGCCCATCCGCAAGACATCGACGCACTACTTCTTCAAGCTTTCCGATCCGCGTTGCGAGGAATTCCTGCGCGGCTGGGTGAGCGGCCTCGCGCAGCCCGAAGCCACCAACAAGATGCGCGAGTGGCTCGGCGACAAGGGCGAAGCGAAACTCGCCGACTGGGATATCTCGCGCGACTCGCCGTACTTCGGCTTCGAGATTCCGGGCGCGCCGGGCAAATACTTCTACGTGTGGGTCGATGCGCCGGTCGGCTACTACGCGAGCTTCAAGAACCTCGCGGACCGCGTCGGCGTGGACTTCGATGCCTTCGTGAAGCCCGGCTCGAAGACCGAGCAGTATCACTTCATCGGCAAGGACATCCTGTATTTCCACACGCTGTTCTGGCCGGCGATGCTCGAATTCTCCGGCCATCGCACGCCGACCAACGTGTTCGCGCACGGCTTCCTCACCGTCGACGGCGCGAAGATGTCGAAGTCGCGCGGCACTTTCATCACCGCGCAGAGCGTGATCGACACGGGCCTCAATCCCGAGTGGCTGCGCTACTACTTCGCGGCGAAGCTCAACAGCACGATGGAAGACATCGACCTGAGCCTCGACGACTTCCAGGCGCGCGTGAACAGCGATCTCGTCGGCAAGTACGTGAATATCGCGAGCCGTGCGGCGGGCTTTCTCATCAAGCGCTTCGACGGCCGCGTGCAGGACAGCGCGATGAATCATCCGCTGATCGGCCAGTTGCGCGCCGCGATTCCGCAGATCGCCGGCTTCTACGAGTCGCGCGAATACGGCCGCGCGCTGCGCACGACGATGGAACTCGCCGACGCCGTCAACGCCTACGTCGATACCGCGAAGCCGTGGGAACAGGCGAAGGACCCGGCGAACGGCGTCGCGCTGCATGAAACGTGCAGCGTGAGTCTCGAAGCGTTCCGCCTGCTGTCGCTCGCGCTGAAGCCGGTGATGCCGAAGCTCATCGAAGCGGTGGAATCGTTCCTCGGCATCGCGCCGCTCGTCTGGGCCGATGCCGCGAAGCCGCTGTCGTCGGCGAATGCGATCAACGCGTACAAGCATCTGACCACGCGCGTCGATCCGAAGCAGATCGAGGCGCTGCTGGCCGCGAATCGCGAATCGCTCGCGCCGGCCGCGGAAACGGCCGCCGCCGCGCCCGCCAAAACCGTCGCGAAGAAGCAGGAAGACGCGGGCGTCATTTCCATCGACGATTTCGCGAAGGTCGATCTGCGCATCGCGAAGATCGTCGATTGCAAGGCGGTCGAAGGCTCCGACAAGCTGCTGCAACTCACGCTCGATGTCGGCGAGGAGAAGACGCGCAACGTGTTCTCGGGCATCAAGTCGGCGTATCAGCCGCAGGATCTGATCGGCAAGCTCACGGTGATGGTCGTGAACCTTGCGCCGCGCAAGATGAAGTTCGGGTTGTCGGAAGGGATGGTGCTCGCGGCCTCCGCCGCTGACGAGAAAGCCGAACCAGGGCTATACATTCTCGAACCGCACAGCGGGGCGAAACCGGGCATGCGTGTGAAATAA
- a CDS encoding type II toxin-antitoxin system HicB family antitoxin, whose protein sequence is MLSYPVNLELDTNNTFLVTFPDIPEALSVGDDADEALINGLDALESAIEIYFDEKREVPMPSKPKKGQPVVTLPALVVTKVLLQNEMIRQGVRKSELARRLNVHMPQVDRLLDPRHSSKLEAIEAAFLSLGKRLKISLA, encoded by the coding sequence ATGCTGTCCTATCCAGTGAATCTGGAACTCGACACAAACAACACTTTTCTGGTCACCTTTCCCGACATACCGGAAGCACTTTCCGTAGGGGACGATGCAGATGAGGCGCTAATCAACGGACTCGATGCACTGGAAAGCGCTATCGAAATTTACTTCGACGAAAAACGCGAAGTGCCCATGCCGTCGAAACCGAAGAAAGGCCAACCGGTCGTCACTTTGCCCGCGCTCGTCGTGACAAAGGTGCTGCTTCAGAACGAAATGATCCGCCAGGGCGTGCGCAAGTCCGAACTCGCGCGGCGACTCAACGTTCACATGCCGCAAGTCGACCGCCTGCTCGACCCGCGACATTCGTCGAAACTCGAAGCGATCGAAGCCGCGTTTCTGTCTCTGGGCAAGCGCCTGAAAATTTCGTTGGCGTGA
- a CDS encoding OmpA family protein — MNTKFFTRLSVFAVAGALVAGCASQQGTNTAVGTGVGAATGAGIGAIFGGGKGAAIGAATGAAVGGITGYNWQSIKNKISGDSKGTGTQVTEQQDGSLKVNIPNSISFDTNSYAIKPSFDPVLNSVTQTMQQHPELVASVVGHTDNTGQPAYNQTLSQNRAQSVASYVATHGVPAQRLSASGMGQNQPIADNSTEAGRAQNRRVEIYLRATAQPGQVQ; from the coding sequence ATGAACACTAAATTCTTCACCCGTCTGTCCGTGTTTGCCGTGGCAGGCGCACTCGTCGCCGGCTGCGCTTCGCAGCAAGGCACCAACACCGCAGTCGGCACCGGCGTTGGAGCCGCGACCGGCGCGGGCATCGGCGCCATCTTCGGCGGCGGCAAGGGCGCGGCGATCGGCGCGGCCACGGGCGCGGCGGTCGGCGGCATCACCGGCTACAACTGGCAGTCGATCAAGAACAAGATTTCCGGCGATTCGAAGGGCACGGGCACGCAAGTGACCGAGCAGCAGGACGGCTCGCTGAAGGTGAACATCCCCAATTCGATTTCGTTCGACACGAACAGCTACGCCATCAAGCCGTCGTTCGATCCGGTGCTGAATTCCGTCACGCAGACGATGCAGCAGCATCCGGAGCTGGTCGCAAGCGTGGTCGGCCATACGGACAACACGGGCCAGCCGGCTTACAACCAGACGCTGTCGCAGAACCGCGCGCAGAGCGTGGCGTCGTACGTCGCGACGCACGGCGTCCCGGCGCAGCGCCTGTCGGCTTCGGGCATGGGCCAGAACCAGCCGATCGCCGACAACTCGACGGAAGCGGGTCGCGCGCAGAATCGTCGCGTGGAAATCTATCTGCGTGCCACGGCGCAGCCGGGTCAGGTGCAGTAA
- the apbC gene encoding iron-sulfur cluster carrier protein ApbC, with amino-acid sequence MSIDRAKIDIALATLTDPNTNRKFVDTKSIRNVAVDGANVAVSVVLGYPAKTQFAAIREQVAGALREVDGVANVTVDVSSQVVAHAVQRGVKLLPNVKNIIAVASGKGGVGKSTTAANLALALAAEGASVGMLDADIYGPSLPMMLGITGRPESPDNQTMNPLEGHGIQANSIGFLIEQDNPMVWRGPMVTSALEQLLRQTNWKDLDYLVVDMPPGTGDIQLTLSQKVPVTGAVIVTTPQDIALLDAKKGLKMFEKVGIPILGIVENMSTHICSNCGHEEHIFGAGGGERMAKEYGVEILGSLPLDISIRERTDAGQPSVVSQPDSRIAETYRAIARRVAISVAERQRDMTSKFPSIVVQNT; translated from the coding sequence ATGAGTATTGACCGCGCGAAGATCGACATCGCACTCGCCACACTGACCGATCCGAACACCAACCGCAAGTTCGTCGATACCAAAAGCATCCGCAATGTGGCCGTCGACGGCGCGAACGTCGCGGTGAGCGTCGTGCTCGGTTATCCCGCGAAAACCCAGTTTGCCGCGATCCGCGAGCAGGTCGCGGGCGCGCTGCGCGAGGTTGACGGCGTCGCGAACGTGACCGTCGACGTTTCTTCGCAAGTCGTCGCGCACGCGGTGCAGCGCGGCGTGAAGCTGCTGCCGAACGTCAAGAACATCATCGCGGTGGCATCGGGCAAGGGCGGCGTCGGCAAGAGCACGACCGCCGCGAATCTCGCGCTCGCGCTCGCGGCCGAGGGCGCGTCGGTGGGCATGCTCGACGCCGACATCTACGGCCCCTCGCTGCCGATGATGCTCGGCATCACGGGTCGCCCCGAATCGCCCGACAACCAGACGATGAACCCGCTCGAAGGCCATGGCATCCAGGCGAATTCGATCGGCTTTCTGATCGAGCAGGACAACCCGATGGTCTGGCGCGGCCCGATGGTCACCTCCGCGCTCGAACAACTGCTGCGTCAGACCAACTGGAAGGATCTCGATTACCTCGTCGTCGACATGCCGCCGGGCACCGGCGACATCCAGCTCACGCTGTCGCAGAAAGTGCCGGTGACCGGCGCGGTGATCGTCACGACGCCGCAGGACATCGCGCTGCTGGACGCGAAGAAGGGCTTGAAGATGTTTGAAAAGGTCGGCATTCCGATTCTCGGCATCGTCGAGAACATGAGCACGCACATCTGCTCGAACTGCGGCCACGAGGAGCACATCTTCGGCGCGGGCGGCGGCGAGCGCATGGCGAAGGAATACGGCGTCGAGATTCTCGGGTCTTTGCCGCTCGACATCTCCATTCGCGAGCGCACGGACGCCGGACAGCCGAGCGTCGTGTCGCAGCCGGACAGCCGCATCGCCGAGACCTATCGCGCGATTGCGCGCCGTGTCGCGATCTCGGTCGCCGAGCGTCAGCGTGACATGACCTCGAAGTTTCCGAGCATCGTCGTGCAGAACACCTGA
- a CDS encoding superoxide dismutase family protein → MRDRFDGRALHALIAMAACSVMLSGCGLIFQNHEKRADAVLKPTPGNATRGNVTLIERSDGVQVSYSFTDMPPNSDHALTVHERGDCIAVNDQDTSPVFALPAERRKPSSRLEGELGNIHADATGAATGFIVATDVSLDGVRSVISRAIMLHREALDPYASAPHNVGPSLACGVIRR, encoded by the coding sequence ATGAGAGACAGATTCGACGGGAGGGCGCTGCACGCCTTGATCGCGATGGCCGCTTGCAGCGTCATGCTGAGCGGTTGCGGCCTCATCTTCCAGAATCACGAGAAGCGCGCGGACGCGGTGCTCAAGCCTACGCCGGGCAACGCCACACGCGGCAACGTCACGCTGATCGAGCGCTCGGACGGCGTGCAGGTTTCGTACAGCTTCACCGACATGCCGCCGAACAGCGACCACGCGCTGACCGTGCACGAGCGCGGCGACTGCATCGCGGTGAACGATCAGGACACGAGTCCGGTGTTCGCGCTGCCCGCCGAGCGCAGAAAGCCGTCGTCGCGGCTCGAAGGCGAACTCGGCAATATCCACGCGGACGCGACTGGCGCGGCGACCGGCTTCATCGTCGCGACGGACGTCTCGCTCGACGGCGTGCGCTCGGTCATCTCGCGCGCGATCATGCTGCACCGCGAGGCGCTCGACCCTTACGCGAGCGCGCCGCACAACGTGGGCCCGTCGCTCGCCTGCGGCGTGATTCGCCGCTAA
- the dcd gene encoding dCTP deaminase, translated as MSIKSDKWIRRMAEEHRMIEPFVRDQVRVTEDGRKIVSYGTSSYGYDIRVADEFKIFTNINSTIVDPKNFDEKSFVDFKGDVCIIPPNSFALARTVEYFRIPRSCLTVCLGKSTYARCGIIVNVTPFEPEWEGYVTLEFSNTTPLPAKIYANEGVAQVLFFESDEMCETSYADRGGKYQGQHGVTLPKT; from the coding sequence ATGAGCATCAAGTCCGACAAGTGGATTCGCCGCATGGCCGAAGAGCACCGAATGATCGAGCCGTTCGTGCGCGATCAGGTGCGCGTGACCGAAGATGGCCGCAAGATCGTGAGTTACGGCACGTCGAGCTACGGCTACGACATTCGCGTCGCCGACGAATTCAAGATTTTCACGAACATCAATTCCACGATCGTCGATCCGAAGAATTTCGACGAAAAATCGTTTGTCGACTTCAAGGGCGATGTCTGCATCATTCCGCCGAATTCGTTCGCGCTCGCACGCACGGTCGAGTATTTCCGCATTCCGCGCTCGTGCCTGACGGTGTGTCTGGGCAAATCGACCTATGCGCGCTGCGGGATCATCGTCAACGTGACGCCGTTCGAGCCGGAATGGGAAGGTTACGTGACGCTCGAATTCTCGAATACGACACCTTTGCCTGCCAAAATCTACGCAAACGAGGGCGTCGCCCAGGTTCTGTTCTTCGAAAGCGATGAAATGTGCGAGACCTCGTACGCCGATCGCGGCGGGAAGTATCAAGGACAGCACGGCGTGACGCTGCCGAAAACCTGA